Proteins encoded by one window of Syntrophorhabdaceae bacterium:
- a CDS encoding isoamylase early set domain-containing protein yields MDEKKAKKRVTFKFHAPGAKNVCLAGNFNNWDPSSLPLKAAEEPHAWQRIMYFEPGTYQYRFVVDGAWCDDPLCQERFANEFGSFNSVVCVEAESPQGKKKKPRK; encoded by the coding sequence ATGGATGAAAAGAAAGCAAAAAAACGCGTGACCTTTAAATTTCATGCCCCCGGAGCCAAAAATGTGTGTCTGGCGGGAAATTTCAATAATTGGGATCCATCGTCCTTACCCCTCAAGGCAGCGGAGGAACCCCACGCCTGGCAACGGATCATGTATTTCGAACCGGGGACTTATCAATACCGCTTTGTGGTGGATGGCGCATGGTGTGACGATCCCCTCTGTCAGGAAAGGTTTGCAAATGAGTTCGGCTCCTTCAATTCCGTGGTCTGTGTTGAGGCCGAAAGCCCTCAAGGAAAAAAGAAGAAACCGCGAAAAT